In Euphorbia lathyris chromosome 10, ddEupLath1.1, whole genome shotgun sequence, a single genomic region encodes these proteins:
- the LOC136208509 gene encoding serine/threonine-protein kinase STY17, giving the protein MAIEEDVESCGSRAVESYSQSNPRHHTQKLEVYNEVLRRIQELNIGDANLPGFDDQLWLHFNRLPARYALDVNVERAEDVLTHKRLLQLAEDPANRPAFEVRPVQVYPIFNGMSIDSNSSDSAMKEDAQSSYFSTRQSIHPPPTFGSSPNLEAVALQTNRFHVDDGDSAANSISHISRPMHEITFSTIDRPKLLSELTFLLAEIGLNIQEAHAFSTVDGFSLDVFVVDGWPREETEELKNALKKEILTFKEQSCSRHPSVSAMNKQNDTRAASFQDCIEIPNDGTDVWEIDSSQLKFGNKVASGSYGDLYKGTYCSQEVAIKVLKPERVSAEMLREFSQEVYIMRKIRHKNVVQFIGACTRPPNLCIVTEFMARGSIYDFLHKHKGMFKLPSLIKVATDVSRGMSYLHQNNIIHRDLKTANLLMDENEVVKVADFGVARVQTQSGVMTAETGTYRWMAPEVIEHKPYDHKADVFSFAIVLWELLTGELPYAYLTPLQAAVGVVQKGLRPTIPKNTHPKLTELLEKCWRQDPTQRPNFSEIIDILQQIAKEVPYEREDRRKDKSSSGFFSALIRGHH; this is encoded by the exons ATGGCGATTGAGGAAGACGTTGAGAGTTGTGGAAGTAGAGCAGTAGAGTCGTATTCACAGTCGAATCCTCGGCATCATACGCAAAAGCTTGAGGTGTATAACGAGGTGCTTAGGCGAATCCAGGAGTTAAATATTGGGGATGCGAATCTTCCTGGCTTCGATGATCAGCTCTGGCTTCATTTCAATCGACTACCTGCTAG ATATGCATTGGATGTGAATGTGGAGAGGGCAGAAGATGTGCTAACTCATAAGAGGCTTCTTCAGTTGGCAGAAGATCCTGCTAATCGACCTGCATTTGAAGTTCGTCCTGTACAG GTGTATCCTATCTTCAATGGGATGTCTATTGATTCTAATAGTTCAGATTCTGCAATGAAAGAAGATGCACAGAGTTCTTATTTTTCAACCAGACAGAG TATCCATCCACCCCCTACATTTGGCTCATCTCCTAATCTTGAAGCAGTTGCATTACAGACCAATAGATTTCATGTTGATGATGGAGATAGTGCTGCAAATTCGATCTCACACATTTCTCG GCCTATGCACGAGATCACTTTTTCAACAATTGACAGGCCGAAACTCCTTAGTGAG TTGACTTTCCTTCTTGCGGAGATTGGTTTGAACATTCAAGAAGCTCATGCTTTTTCTACTGTTGATGGGTTTTCTTTGGATGTCTTTGTTGTTGATGGTTGGCCACGAGAG GAAACCGAGGAGCTTAAAAATGCTTTGAAAAAGGAAATTTTGACGTTCAAG GAGCAGAGTTGTTCAAGACATCCTTCTGTTTCTGCTATGAATAAGCAGAACGACACAAGGGCTGCATCTTTTCAGGATTGCATAGAAATACCTAATGATGGAACGGATGTCTGGGAAATTGATTCCAGTCAGTTAAAATTTGGAAACAAAGTTGCATCTGGATCTTATGGTGATCT GTACAAAGGTACATATTGTAGTCAAGAAGTTGCCATTAAGGTCCTCAAGCCTGAGCGTGTCAGTGCAGAAATGCTTAGGGAGTTCTCCCAAGAAGTTTATATAATGAG GAAAATTCGGCATAAGAATGTTGTTCAATTCATAGGTGCATGCACCCGGCCTCCAAACTTGTGCATTGTGACTG AGTTCATGGCTAGAGGAAGTATATATGATTTTCTACATAAACACAAGGGTATGTTTAAGCTTCCTTCCTTAATCAAAGTGGCAACTGATGTGTCAAGGGGAATGAGTTACCTTcaccaaaataatataattcatAGGGACTTGAAAACTGCCAATCTTCTGATGGATGAAAATGAA GTTGTTAAGGTAGCTGATTTTGGGGTTGCCAGAGTGCAAACTCAATCAGGAGTGATGACAGCTGAAACTGGAACATATCGCTGGATGGCTCCTGAG gTGATTGAACACAAGCCATACGATCACAAGGCAGATGTTTTCAGCTTTGCAATAGTACTATGGGAACTTCTAACGGGAGAA CTTCCTTACGCATACCTAACCCCATTGCAAGCAGCAGTTGGAGTGGTGCAAAAG GGTCTACGGCCTACAATCCCCAAGAATACTCATCCCAAACTTACAGAATTGCTTGAGAAATGCTGGCGGCAAGATCCAACTCAAAGACCCAACTTCTCTGAGATTATAGATATTCTTCAGCAGATAGCCAAAGAG gTTCCATACGAAAGGGAAGATAGACGCAAGGATAAATCATCCAGTGGCTTTTTCTCAGCACTGATAAGAGGTCACCACTAA
- the LOC136209322 gene encoding thiosulfate sulfurtransferase 16, chloroplastic-like, which yields MAAKSIVSSTFFTRFSPLIPPSDLNHRNLLVLPWAINSKKWSSGVNQKGFRFCTKAGQKGNLEAVGVPTSVPVRVAHELLLAGHRFLDVRTAEEFSAGHTLGAINVPYLYRAGLGMAKNPKFVEEVSSYFGKYDEILVGCQIGKRSMMAATELLAAGYTGITDVAGGYAAWTQNGLPTEN from the exons ATGGCTGCCAAATCTATTGTTTCCTCTACTTTCTTCACTAGATTTTCTCCACTTATCCCTCCTTCTGATCTCAATCACAG GAATCTATTGGTGTTGCCTTGGGCTATTAATTCGAAGAAATGGAGCTCTGGTGTGAATCAGAAAGGTTTCAGATTCTG CACAAAGGCTGGGCAGAAAGGAAATCTGGAGGCAGTTGGAGTTCCAACTTCTGTGCCAGTAAGAGTTGCTCATGAACTTCTTCTTGCTGGTCACCGGTTTTTGGATGTTAG GACTGCTGAGGAATTCAGTGCTGGTCATACTTTAGGGGCAATCAATGTTCCATATCTGTATAGAGCTGGATTAG GAATGGCAAAGAACCCCAAATTTGTTGAGGAAGTATCTTCATATTTTGGAAAATATGATGAAATACTTGTT GGTTGCCAAATCGGGAAAAGGTCTATGATGGCTGCAACTGAACTTTTAGCTGCT GGATATACAGGAATTACTGATGTTGCTGGTGGATATGCTGCTTGGACACAAAATGGGCTACCAACAGAAAATTGA